One Algoriphagus sp. Y33 genomic window, AGATCCAGCCATAAGCTGTAATTATCTGCATAATGATTGTCCAGTCCAATTCGCTCCTCCTCCGACATAATGCTTGATTTGCCTCTTTTGGTCACCTGCCAAAGTCCGGTGATTCCGGCAGGGGCAAGAAATCTCTTAGAGAACTGGTCAGTAGTCAGCTTTTCAGCTTCATAAACCGGGATTGGCCTATTCCCAACTATTGACATATCTCCTTTGAATACATTTAGTAATTGGGGTAGCTCATCCAGACTGCTGTTCCTTAAAAACTTTCCCAATTTAGTGATTCTCGGGTCTTCAGAAAGCTTAAAGAAGGTAGAACCTCCGCCTTTATTGGATGCCCTGTAGATTGTTTCACAGATCTGTCTACCCGTCTTGTCATAAAGCGGGTTTTCGCATGACTGGGAATATTGCCGGCAAATTTCACATTTCTCAAAGAGGTAGGAGGGGAGCCCGGATTTGGAATGCCCGTCGGACTTGGAGTATTGGTTCAAGTGCCCCAGATTTTTCAGTTTACTTTCAGCATCGGGAACCATTGTTCTGAATTTATAAAAAGAAATGATATCCCAACCTCTTCCTACCCGCTTTGACCTGTAGAATATCGGCCCTTTAGACTCCATTCGTATCAGCAATGCAATAGTCAGAAATAAAGGCGACAATAGCAATAAGGCTAAACCTGAGACAAGAATGTCAAATATCCGTTTGCCCAACGGGATTCTATAGATCCGGTCTATCGGAATGGAAGTCTGCTTATCCGTAAAAGAATGTCGCAAAGGGGGATTGGCAATCAGTTTTTTTATGGCTGTATTCAGGCCCCCTTCAAGAAACTTTCCTGTAAGGTATAGGCTGCTGATGCCATTTTTGACCGCATTCTTTTTATCCTCAAAATCAAAATGCTCCCATACCACACAGATCTGGAAGCCGTCCCGAGTGGAATAAGGTCGGATCTTATTTAAGGTATTGATGAATTCAGGACTTTTCAGATCCCCATAGACAAATACAACAGCAACATGTGATATAGTTCTGATACGCTGTACAAAAGACAGTGTGTCATTATAGGTTTCAATCTCGAAGTCTTCTTTTAGGGATTCCAATATCCTTTCTGGTAAATAGGGATTGGGATTAATGAAAACTAACTGGTTTTTCATAACTTGTCGAAATTGTACCTAGTGAAAAACCGGTCTATACGAAGGGATAGTTCTGACATATTAAAGGGTTTGATAAGGAAATCATCTGCACCAACATTGAACGCTTCTATCCTACTGGCGGCGGTCTCTTCTCCTGACAGTACAATCAACAGGATGTGATTGAGATAATTGAACTTTCTGATTTCTTGGATAAACTCTATTCCGCCCATCACCGGCATATTTAGATCAATTATAATTACATCAGGCACATTTCCTTCGAGTATGTAGCTTAATCCTTCAAGTCCATTTAGTTTTATGGTGACCTCGTATGTCGATTGGAATTTATTTTTCAATAATACTCCGATTAAGGGTTCGTCATCAACTAATAACAATTTTCTTTTTTTGGCTTGAACTTCCATAATAGTAGGGATTGGGGGGTAAAAAGATGATCAGCTTGGGGAGCACAGGTTAAGTTTAAATCAATATAAAGTGATTTGCCAGTCCTGGAATTAAGTTCTAACTATTAAATATAGTTAGTTGGGCAAATATATGTCTTATTAAGAACAAGTTTCAAACCGCCCACCATTTAATTTTGTTTAAAAGCCGTTAGACAAAAATATGTTTGTTTTTAAAAATTAATTTAGTATAAAAATAAGATTTTTAAATTGAACTATATGAGTAAATATAGGATTATTTGAATTAATTTGTATACTTTAGTGGATTTTTATACAAAGATCGGTGAAGGCAAGATTTTTGTGAGGTAGGACGGTTTGCTTTTTATGACTAGTGCAAATCTGTTGCTACTGTTTTTCCGTTAATGTTATAAATAATGTTTTTTATATATATAAAAATAATGTTTAAATAAATATTTAACTATTTACATATATAGTTCAAAGATGTCTTTATTATTTTATATTCCAGAATTTAGCATTTCATTTACATGAATATGCTGTACATTTATATTTTGCCACACAGGGATTTTTTTGACGTATTGTGTATTTAGTTTAACCTGTTTAGTTTGGCGAGGTCCTTATGTTGCTCTACATCAGTCTTCATTTTTTTATGAAGTGATTCAAAACTTTAAACCTATGACGTGGAAGAAAGTAATAGAAAATGACCTGAACATGCTTGCAAACACATGTAATGAGGTAATCTCCCGGATCGGACTTCTGCTTCTTATTAATTTTTCAAACCGTTTTTATTTATAAGTGCCGGTTTATTACCCAAAGCACTGTAAACTATGATGTAGTCGTACAGGGGAAGTCTATCTGGAGGATCAGGGAATGCTGAAAAATGCCAATAATGGGCCAAAAGCCATCATTTTGAATGATTAACCCATTTTTCATGCGGACGGTTTTTCGGTAGGAGCAAGCTTTTGGACGACATGAGGTCTTTATCTATGCGTC contains:
- a CDS encoding sugar transferase, whose protein sequence is MKNQLVFINPNPYLPERILESLKEDFEIETYNDTLSFVQRIRTISHVAVVFVYGDLKSPEFINTLNKIRPYSTRDGFQICVVWEHFDFEDKKNAVKNGISSLYLTGKFLEGGLNTAIKKLIANPPLRHSFTDKQTSIPIDRIYRIPLGKRIFDILVSGLALLLLSPLFLTIALLIRMESKGPIFYRSKRVGRGWDIISFYKFRTMVPDAESKLKNLGHLNQYSKSDGHSKSGLPSYLFEKCEICRQYSQSCENPLYDKTGRQICETIYRASNKGGGSTFFKLSEDPRITKLGKFLRNSSLDELPQLLNVFKGDMSIVGNRPIPVYEAEKLTTDQFSKRFLAPAGITGLWQVTKRGKSSIMSEEERIGLDNHYADNYSLWLDLKILLMTLPALFQKENV
- a CDS encoding PleD family two-component system response regulator → MEVQAKKRKLLLVDDEPLIGVLLKNKFQSTYEVTIKLNGLEGLSYILEGNVPDVIIIDLNMPVMGGIEFIQEIRKFNYLNHILLIVLSGEETAASRIEAFNVGADDFLIKPFNMSELSLRIDRFFTRYNFDKL